The Pseudofrankia inefficax genome window below encodes:
- a CDS encoding glycoside hydrolase family 57 protein codes for MTGQVVLALHAHLPFVRHVDDPNALEEDWLFDALTDCYLPLLGVLEGWAADGVTATMTVSLSPTLLAMLSDDLLRDRYSLRLTRLLSFLDGERRRFRTDETMRALVDFYAERLSSTYDRFHGRYSRDVVGAFVAMEKAGVARLITTSATHTYLPAFDQAYQRAQLRLGIRAFTERVGHRPEGLWLPECGFTPGLDTLLAAEGMRYFFVESHAVEYADPRPVFGTNAPIACPSGVVAFPRNQESTVMVWNADAGYPGDGRYREFYRDAGHDRAAADLEGLVLDDGKRRNTGIKYHRVTDRTLGLGDKHLYDREAGLAAAATHARHFVAARAHEASTVSALTGQPAVMAAPFDAELFGHWWFEGPEFLDVVGRACAARTDIGLADPMDVIAGTAGLQVAMPAASSWGWGGYSETWINEQNLWMWPHLRAAAARMAGVASAAGRPTALQRRVLNQLARELVLATASDWPFMVTAGTMGPYGERRVRTHLTRFQALLDQFETSAVDQLFLARLEADDNIFGSLDYQDFAAASGIS; via the coding sequence GTGACTGGCCAGGTGGTGCTGGCCCTGCACGCCCACCTGCCGTTCGTGCGCCACGTCGACGACCCGAATGCGTTGGAGGAGGACTGGCTTTTCGATGCTCTTACCGACTGCTATCTGCCGTTGCTAGGAGTGCTCGAAGGCTGGGCCGCGGACGGGGTCACGGCGACGATGACGGTGTCGTTGTCGCCGACACTGTTGGCGATGCTGTCCGACGATCTCCTGCGAGACAGATACTCGCTCCGGCTTACCAGGCTGCTGAGCTTCCTCGACGGCGAGCGGAGGCGCTTCCGGACGGACGAGACGATGCGTGCGCTCGTCGACTTCTACGCGGAACGTTTGAGTTCGACCTACGACCGGTTCCACGGGCGTTACTCGCGTGATGTCGTAGGGGCGTTCGTCGCGATGGAGAAGGCGGGTGTCGCCCGGCTCATCACGACGAGCGCGACGCACACCTACCTGCCGGCCTTTGACCAGGCGTATCAGCGGGCGCAGCTCCGCCTCGGCATCCGGGCGTTCACCGAGCGCGTCGGTCACCGGCCCGAGGGCCTGTGGTTGCCCGAGTGCGGCTTCACGCCAGGACTCGACACGCTGCTGGCGGCGGAGGGCATGCGCTACTTCTTCGTGGAGTCACATGCCGTCGAGTACGCCGACCCTCGGCCTGTGTTTGGCACGAACGCCCCCATCGCCTGCCCGAGCGGGGTGGTCGCGTTCCCCCGGAACCAGGAGTCCACGGTCATGGTCTGGAACGCCGACGCCGGTTACCCGGGGGACGGCCGGTACCGGGAGTTCTACCGGGACGCCGGGCATGACCGGGCCGCGGCCGACCTTGAGGGCTTGGTCCTCGATGACGGAAAGCGACGCAACACCGGCATCAAGTACCACCGGGTAACTGACCGTACTCTCGGCCTGGGCGACAAGCACCTGTATGACCGGGAGGCGGGGCTCGCGGCCGCAGCCACTCACGCGCGGCATTTCGTGGCGGCGCGCGCGCATGAAGCGAGCACAGTGTCGGCCCTGACCGGCCAGCCGGCCGTCATGGCAGCCCCCTTTGATGCCGAGTTGTTCGGCCACTGGTGGTTCGAAGGCCCGGAATTCCTCGACGTTGTCGGCAGAGCCTGCGCGGCCCGGACAGACATAGGACTGGCCGATCCGATGGATGTGATCGCGGGCACGGCCGGGTTGCAGGTCGCCATGCCAGCCGCGTCGTCCTGGGGCTGGGGTGGGTACAGCGAGACCTGGATCAACGAGCAGAACCTGTGGATGTGGCCGCACCTGCGGGCCGCGGCCGCCCGGATGGCGGGCGTCGCGTCGGCCGCTGGGCGTCCGACGGCCCTCCAACGCCGAGTGCTGAACCAGCTGGCACGTGAGCTCGTTCTCGCCACGGCGAGTGACTGGCCGTTCATGGTGACGGCGGGAACGATGGGCCCGTACGGGGAACGACGCGTCCGCACGCATCTGACCCGTTTTCAGGCTCTGCTTGACCAGTTCGAGACCTCGGCGGTCGACCAACTGTTTCTCGCCAGGCTCGAAGCGGACGACAACATCTTCGGTTCGCTCGACTACCAGGACTTCGCGGCGGCGAGCGGCATCTCCTAG
- a CDS encoding LLM class flavin-dependent oxidoreductase, translated as MEFGIFNSLYLPKRLSDRDPIGAEHSRLMDEVAWTQAADRAGFKYTWATEHHFLDEYSHLSANEVFLAYVAGTTSNIHIGSGIFNITPPVNHPARIAERAAMLDHLSGGRFELGMGRGSSSTEQKGFGIEDPALTKLMFDEVVAELPKMWKDQPYAHDGQFFSMPERNVLPKPYTRPHPPLWVAAGNPGTFEKAAKMGLGVLCFANSSPEELAPLIETYKKNIEKAEPIGGYINNNIMVTSQMLCLQDGDRARQIATDITMSYQHSQVYRYLDTFPKPNWVPDWPATLPEPTVEILELGVRAGTICIGDPDEVERAVQSYVNIGADQLVFGMLSTTMPIEVAVEAVDTFGRHVLPKFDKDPVHSTTRQREAQLAAKA; from the coding sequence ATGGAGTTCGGGATCTTCAACTCGCTCTACCTGCCCAAGCGGCTGTCAGACCGCGACCCGATCGGCGCGGAACACAGCCGGCTGATGGACGAGGTCGCCTGGACACAGGCCGCTGACCGCGCCGGATTCAAGTACACGTGGGCGACGGAGCACCATTTCCTCGACGAGTACTCACACCTGTCGGCGAACGAGGTCTTCCTCGCCTACGTCGCCGGAACCACCAGCAACATCCACATCGGCAGCGGCATCTTCAACATCACGCCGCCGGTGAACCACCCGGCCCGGATCGCCGAACGGGCCGCGATGCTTGACCACCTGTCCGGCGGCCGGTTCGAGTTGGGCATGGGACGGGGCTCGTCGAGCACGGAGCAGAAGGGCTTCGGCATCGAGGACCCGGCGCTCACCAAGCTGATGTTCGACGAGGTCGTCGCCGAGCTGCCGAAGATGTGGAAGGACCAGCCGTATGCCCACGACGGCCAGTTCTTCAGCATGCCCGAGCGCAACGTCCTGCCGAAGCCCTACACCCGGCCGCACCCGCCGCTGTGGGTCGCCGCCGGCAACCCGGGGACGTTCGAGAAAGCGGCCAAGATGGGCCTGGGCGTGCTGTGCTTCGCCAACAGCTCACCGGAGGAGCTCGCGCCGCTCATCGAGACCTACAAGAAGAACATCGAGAAGGCCGAGCCCATCGGCGGCTACATCAACAACAACATCATGGTGACCAGCCAGATGCTGTGCCTCCAGGACGGCGACCGGGCCCGGCAGATCGCCACCGACATCACCATGAGCTACCAGCACAGCCAGGTCTACCGCTACCTGGACACGTTCCCGAAGCCGAACTGGGTGCCCGACTGGCCCGCGACCCTGCCGGAGCCGACCGTCGAGATCCTGGAACTCGGCGTCCGGGCCGGCACGATCTGCATCGGCGACCCGGACGAGGTCGAGCGCGCGGTCCAGAGCTACGTCAACATAGGGGCCGACCAGCTCGTCTTCGGCATGCTCTCGACCACGATGCCGATCGAGGTAGCCGTCGAGGCCGTGGACACATTCGGGCGCCACGTCCTGCCGAAGTTCGACAAGGACCCGGTCCACAGCACCACCCGCCAGCGCGAGGCCCAGCTCGCCGCGAAGGCCTGA
- a CDS encoding aldehyde dehydrogenase family protein, translated as MGVPSSRIYLAGEWVEPAGGHYDVVNPATEEVVGTAPEASAQQAEQAATAAKAAFEGWASASPAHRSEVLGRVADLLTKYNDDLVPLVQAETGATMRVASTMQVPVAVERFSRYARHALESSLVALPPQAIDATPLAPGGLVGAVARRAPVGVVACITPYNFPLVNLAGKVAPALAMGNTVVIKPAPQDPLQVLRFAEIVHEAGVPAGVVNVVTGSGVDTGAALVASPDVDMISFTGSTAVGRRIGEAAGRDMKRQLMELGGKGAAIVFEDADLDRAASGIGSTWAFHSGQICTAPTRALVHRSVHDQLVEKLVGYAGFCPVGDPLLASTVVGPLISASQRDRVEALVAEGVGAGATVAVGGQRPELDRGFYAAPTLLTGVTPDMSVAQEEFFGPVVVVLAFDDEDEAVQIANGTPFGLYDYVFSGDTARAYRVATRLRSGNVGINTVARNHETPFGGFKHSGVGRDCGAFALQAYSELQSIVWPG; from the coding sequence ATGGGCGTCCCGAGCAGCCGGATCTACCTGGCCGGCGAGTGGGTGGAGCCGGCCGGCGGTCACTACGACGTCGTCAACCCGGCCACCGAGGAGGTCGTCGGCACGGCACCGGAGGCGAGCGCGCAGCAGGCGGAACAGGCCGCGACGGCCGCGAAGGCGGCGTTCGAGGGCTGGGCTTCCGCGAGCCCGGCGCACCGGTCGGAGGTGCTCGGCCGGGTCGCCGACCTGCTGACGAAGTACAACGACGACCTGGTCCCGCTGGTGCAGGCCGAGACCGGCGCGACGATGCGGGTCGCGTCCACCATGCAGGTGCCGGTGGCCGTCGAGCGGTTCAGCCGCTACGCGCGGCACGCGCTGGAGTCGTCGCTGGTCGCGCTGCCGCCGCAGGCGATCGACGCGACCCCGCTGGCCCCGGGTGGGCTAGTCGGCGCTGTCGCCCGCCGGGCTCCGGTCGGCGTGGTCGCCTGCATCACCCCGTACAACTTCCCGCTGGTGAACCTGGCCGGCAAGGTCGCGCCGGCGCTGGCGATGGGGAACACCGTCGTCATCAAGCCGGCCCCGCAGGACCCGCTGCAGGTGCTGCGGTTCGCCGAGATCGTCCACGAGGCCGGGGTGCCGGCCGGGGTGGTCAACGTCGTCACCGGGTCCGGGGTGGACACCGGCGCCGCGCTGGTGGCCTCGCCCGACGTCGACATGATCAGCTTCACCGGGAGCACCGCCGTCGGCCGCAGGATCGGCGAGGCCGCCGGCCGGGACATGAAGCGCCAGCTCATGGAGCTCGGCGGCAAGGGCGCCGCGATCGTGTTCGAGGACGCCGACCTCGACCGGGCAGCCTCCGGCATAGGCAGCACCTGGGCCTTCCACTCCGGCCAGATCTGCACCGCCCCGACCCGGGCCCTGGTCCACCGCTCGGTCCACGACCAGCTGGTCGAGAAGCTCGTCGGCTACGCCGGGTTCTGCCCGGTCGGTGACCCGCTGCTGGCCTCGACGGTCGTCGGCCCGCTCATCTCGGCCAGCCAGCGCGACCGGGTCGAGGCACTCGTCGCCGAGGGCGTCGGGGCTGGCGCGACCGTCGCCGTCGGGGGTCAGCGCCCCGAGCTGGACCGTGGCTTCTACGCGGCGCCGACGCTGCTGACCGGCGTCACGCCGGACATGTCCGTCGCCCAGGAGGAGTTCTTCGGCCCGGTCGTGGTCGTGCTCGCCTTCGACGACGAGGACGAGGCGGTCCAGATCGCCAACGGCACCCCGTTCGGCCTCTACGACTACGTCTTCTCCGGGGACACCGCGCGCGCCTACCGCGTCGCCACCCGGCTGCGCAGCGGCAACGTCGGGATCAACACCGTCGCCCGCAACCACGAGACGCCGTTCGGCGGCTTCAAGCACAGCGGGGTCGGCCGCGACTGCGGCGCCTTCGCGCTGCAGGCGTACAGCGAGCTGCAGAGCATCGTCTGGCCCGGCTGA
- a CDS encoding alcohol dehydrogenase catalytic domain-containing protein produces the protein MRGVVFDGQKAELVDDLTVRDPGPGEALVRIAAAGLCHSDVSVINGTIPFPTPVVLGHEGAGVVAAVGDAVGNVKVGDHVVLSTLGNCGACQHCDAGRPTMCRSTFGARPQPFTWRGEPAYNFANLSCFAEEIVVKANQCVPIPQDVALTSAALVGCGVVTGVGAVLQRAKVHPGSTVAVLGVGGVGLNVLQGARIAGAARIVAVDVNPAKEALARLFGATDFVDPTGVDTATVLKETIQDTEPTGYDYIFECVGHPALIRAAIDALAWSGSAVLLGVPAATTEASFNVAGMFLDKSILGCRYGSSQPQRDIRRYVDLYRGRRLLLDELVTRTYPLADFHRAVEDLEHGDLARGVLTLNP, from the coding sequence ATGCGTGGTGTTGTGTTCGACGGCCAGAAGGCCGAACTGGTCGACGACCTGACCGTCCGTGACCCGGGGCCGGGCGAGGCGCTGGTGCGCATCGCCGCCGCCGGCTTATGCCACAGCGACGTCTCGGTGATCAACGGGACGATCCCGTTCCCGACGCCGGTCGTCCTGGGCCACGAGGGCGCGGGCGTCGTCGCGGCGGTCGGCGACGCCGTCGGCAACGTCAAGGTCGGCGACCACGTGGTGCTCTCCACACTGGGCAACTGCGGCGCCTGCCAGCACTGCGACGCGGGCCGCCCGACGATGTGCCGCTCGACGTTCGGCGCCCGGCCGCAGCCGTTCACCTGGCGGGGCGAGCCGGCCTACAACTTCGCGAACCTCTCCTGCTTCGCCGAGGAGATCGTCGTGAAGGCCAACCAGTGCGTGCCGATTCCCCAGGACGTGGCGCTCACGTCGGCGGCGCTCGTCGGCTGTGGCGTGGTCACCGGCGTCGGCGCGGTCCTGCAGCGGGCGAAGGTCCACCCGGGCTCGACCGTGGCGGTGCTCGGTGTCGGCGGCGTCGGGCTCAACGTGCTCCAGGGAGCCCGGATCGCGGGGGCGGCACGGATCGTCGCCGTCGACGTGAACCCGGCCAAGGAGGCGCTCGCCCGGCTGTTCGGCGCCACCGACTTCGTAGACCCCACCGGTGTCGACACGGCCACCGTCCTCAAGGAGACGATCCAGGACACCGAACCGACCGGCTACGACTACATCTTCGAGTGCGTCGGCCATCCCGCCCTCATCCGGGCCGCGATCGACGCGCTCGCCTGGTCCGGCTCGGCGGTGCTGCTCGGGGTGCCGGCGGCGACGACGGAGGCGTCGTTCAACGTCGCGGGCATGTTCCTGGACAAGTCGATCCTCGGCTGCCGGTACGGCTCGTCGCAGCCACAGCGCGACATCCGCCGCTACGTCGACCTGTACCGGGGCCGCCGGCTGCTGCTCGACGAGCTGGTCACCCGCACCTACCCGCTCGCCGACTTCCACCGCGCGGTCGAGGACCTGGAACACGGCGACCTCGCCCGCGGCGTCCTCACCCTGAACCCGTAG
- a CDS encoding DUF222 domain-containing protein, producing the protein MGLVDGVFDGVLAGLASCDASATLAVAGRLARLTARLEGLTIHTQVHLARQRPANSAVGDGEPGDSYSPFAADELAAELGQSPRTMSGRLATAWEIAGQLPAALADLTSGLLDHTRLFALHQLTACLTGDQRAVVEAAMLAGSRLASPPQWCRKIHRLVARLDPQAAAKRRRDAHTERRIGIQSLDDGMALLTAVLAAEDAQAIYDRINQIARADTRIEGDTRTDPDSRPIDARRADVLTALLLGNRREHVSVELQVIAPVGTLAGLDDDPAELVGYGPIPANVGRALAADAR; encoded by the coding sequence TTGGGGCTCGTTGACGGGGTGTTCGACGGGGTGCTGGCCGGGCTGGCCTCGTGTGATGCGTCGGCGACGTTGGCGGTGGCGGGCCGGTTGGCGCGCCTGACCGCGAGGTTGGAAGGTCTGACGATCCACACCCAGGTACACCTCGCGCGCCAACGCCCGGCCAACTCGGCGGTCGGCGACGGCGAGCCGGGTGACTCCTACTCGCCGTTCGCCGCTGACGAGCTCGCGGCCGAGCTGGGGCAGTCGCCGCGCACGATGTCCGGCCGGCTGGCGACGGCCTGGGAGATCGCCGGCCAGCTGCCTGCCGCGCTGGCCGATCTGACCTCGGGCCTGCTCGATCACACACGCCTGTTCGCGCTTCATCAGCTCACCGCCTGTCTGACCGGCGATCAGCGCGCGGTCGTGGAGGCGGCGATGCTCGCTGGCAGCCGGCTGGCGTCTCCGCCCCAGTGGTGTCGCAAGATCCACCGACTCGTCGCGCGCCTCGACCCGCAGGCCGCCGCGAAACGCCGCCGCGACGCTCATACCGAACGCAGGATCGGCATCCAGTCTCTCGATGACGGCATGGCCCTGCTCACCGCCGTACTCGCCGCGGAGGACGCCCAGGCGATCTACGACCGGATCAACCAGATCGCGCGAGCCGACACCCGCATCGAAGGTGATACCCGCACCGACCCGGACTCCCGGCCGATCGACGCCCGGCGTGCTGACGTCCTGACCGCGCTGCTCCTGGGTAACCGCCGAGAGCATGTCAGCGTCGAGCTCCAGGTCATCGCGCCCGTTGGCACTCTCGCCGGCCTCGACGACGACCCGGCGGAACTGGTCGGCTACGGCCCGATCCCCGCGAACGTCGGGCGCGCGCTCGCCGCCGATGCCCGCTGA
- a CDS encoding HNH endonuclease, with amino-acid sequence MPATHTDLDHTVAHARGGSTALDNLGVLCRHHHRAKHRGGWTLDQPQPGVFVWTSPARRTFTTNTTANEEEANL; translated from the coding sequence ATGCCGGCGACTCACACCGACCTCGACCACACCGTCGCCCATGCTCGCGGCGGCAGCACGGCCCTCGACAATCTAGGCGTCCTTTGCCGCCACCATCACCGTGCGAAGCATCGCGGTGGCTGGACGCTAGACCAACCACAACCCGGGGTATTCGTCTGGACCAGCCCGGCCCGCCGCACATTCACTACGAATACGACCGCCAACGAGGAAGAAGCCAACCTCTAG
- a CDS encoding patatin-like phospholipase family protein produces the protein MSAPRTRAGDQPDAVPAQAPEGAASTPREQCDLIMQGGITSGIVYPAAVAELHERYDFRSIGGASAGAIGAALTAAAQYGDYARRRDPARPGGFGPLSEAAQQVAAPGLLVGLFQPTRATAWAFGLLFGLQRAGSSWLGRLWVAAGWVSRYFAAQMLIAGGISFGALVGVLYGFGGSLDRQRWYGWLLIAVVLLVTSLLGLLAAVLVRALRTVRGLPGDFFGACSGMPVGRGGQAALTPWLHGQIQRCAGREGAVPLTFADLAGGRRADEKIALEMMTTDLSAAQPLSLPFAEGQFLYSPGEFGRLFPDDVLAHLEQVSTPVPTPEGVLGPTDLRTFPGPDLPVIVATRMSLSFPGLICAVPLWVQGLGRGGPVRHWFSDGGISSNFPMHFFDTWLPTRPTFGLDLVPTPRAKGKREPVREPGDPAMTATVAPPSPGGGAPVRRVAQINNLFGFLAQILDTTLNWRDTLLAELPGFSDRIRSIRLPDGTGGIHLTMTPAQINDLAASGAVAGQSLLTTFDWDDHLFARYTLLMRQLQQNLVGGGHADPGTVTKAFTPEFQRLLASLGEAAVPGDGATTYDAQWGVSARDRTLALLGLATGWAAAQPLSFIQGEDPTPPPVMRLRPKV, from the coding sequence GTGAGCGCACCCAGAACCCGTGCCGGTGACCAGCCCGACGCCGTCCCAGCCCAGGCGCCCGAGGGCGCGGCCTCGACGCCGCGCGAGCAGTGTGACCTGATCATGCAGGGTGGCATCACCAGCGGCATCGTCTATCCGGCCGCCGTCGCCGAGCTGCATGAACGCTACGACTTCCGGTCCATCGGTGGCGCGTCCGCCGGCGCGATCGGGGCCGCGCTCACGGCCGCGGCCCAGTACGGCGACTACGCCCGGCGCCGTGACCCGGCCAGGCCGGGCGGGTTCGGGCCGTTGAGCGAGGCGGCCCAGCAGGTCGCGGCGCCGGGCCTGCTCGTCGGGCTGTTCCAGCCGACCAGGGCGACCGCGTGGGCGTTCGGGCTGCTGTTCGGCCTGCAGCGCGCGGGGTCGTCCTGGCTGGGGCGGCTGTGGGTGGCGGCCGGCTGGGTTTCCCGGTACTTCGCCGCGCAGATGCTGATCGCCGGGGGGATCTCGTTCGGCGCGCTGGTCGGCGTCCTCTACGGCTTCGGCGGCAGTCTGGACCGGCAGCGCTGGTATGGGTGGCTGCTGATCGCGGTGGTCCTGCTCGTCACGTCGTTGCTCGGACTGCTCGCGGCCGTCCTGGTGCGCGCCCTGCGGACCGTTCGCGGGCTGCCAGGCGACTTCTTCGGAGCCTGTTCCGGTATGCCGGTCGGGCGCGGGGGGCAGGCCGCGCTGACGCCGTGGCTGCACGGCCAGATCCAGCGCTGCGCCGGCCGCGAGGGGGCAGTGCCGTTGACGTTCGCCGATCTCGCGGGCGGCCGGCGGGCCGACGAGAAGATCGCGCTGGAGATGATGACGACGGACCTCAGCGCCGCGCAGCCGCTGAGCCTGCCGTTCGCCGAGGGGCAGTTCCTCTACTCACCCGGCGAGTTCGGCCGGCTCTTCCCGGACGACGTGCTGGCCCACCTGGAGCAGGTCAGCACCCCGGTGCCGACGCCGGAGGGTGTGCTGGGCCCGACCGACCTGCGGACATTCCCCGGGCCCGACCTGCCGGTCATCGTGGCGACCCGGATGAGCCTGAGCTTCCCGGGCCTGATCTGCGCGGTGCCGTTGTGGGTCCAGGGGCTTGGCCGCGGCGGGCCGGTCCGGCACTGGTTCTCCGACGGCGGGATCTCCAGCAACTTCCCGATGCACTTCTTCGACACCTGGCTGCCCACCCGGCCCACGTTCGGCCTCGACCTCGTTCCCACCCCGCGGGCCAAGGGCAAGCGCGAGCCGGTCCGCGAGCCCGGCGACCCCGCCATGACGGCGACGGTCGCGCCGCCCTCGCCGGGCGGCGGCGCGCCCGTGCGCAGGGTGGCCCAGATCAACAATCTGTTCGGTTTCCTCGCCCAGATCCTCGACACGACGCTGAACTGGCGGGACACCCTGCTCGCCGAGCTGCCCGGCTTCTCGGACCGCATCCGGTCGATCCGCCTGCCCGACGGCACCGGCGGCATCCACCTGACGATGACGCCGGCCCAGATCAACGACCTGGCCGCCAGCGGCGCGGTCGCCGGCCAGAGCCTGCTCACCACGTTCGACTGGGACGACCACCTGTTCGCCCGCTACACCCTGCTGATGCGCCAGCTCCAACAGAACCTCGTCGGCGGCGGCCACGCGGACCCGGGCACGGTGACGAAGGCGTTCACCCCCGAGTTCCAGCGGCTGCTCGCGAGCCTCGGCGAGGCGGCCGTGCCCGGCGACGGCGCGACGACCTACGACGCGCAGTGGGGCGTGTCCGCCCGCGACCGGACCCTCGCGCTGCTCGGGCTCGCGACCGGCTGGGCCGCGGCCCAGCCGCTCAGCTTCATCCAGGGCGAGGATCCGACCCCGCCCCCGGTGATGCGCCTGCGCCCGAAGGTCTGA